The genomic segment GCGGACCCCTACAGTAGACTTTCTCACCTATTTCTCTAATGTTCTTCAGTTAGCATACTTGATCCATTTGAATCCTGAACACGGTACACATATAGAAAGAGCAGATTGCCATACATTTCAGTATAGTCTAATTAGCGAAAAGAGATGGAATAACATCACTGTGAATACAAGGTACTCTTTATTCAAGAAAATGTGAGGTTCAAATATGATGCAGAATCAAAATTAGCTGAAGCGTTTCTTTACATTAAGAACACTGGACCTGACACAACATTATCTGCAGTAAGTGACATTTCCAGGTCTACATCAGGTCTATGGCAGACGAGGCTGTACACTGATGGTTTCTTTGgtattttcttgttgctgtcaTCATCAGAAATTAATTCATGTTAGCTATCTAGTATGCACTGGGGTCTACATTACTTTCCATGTAGTTTTAGATTTTAGCTTTGGCCTGTACCATGTGATTGTCAAAATGGAAGTTCTGTAAAGTTCTTTGGTGATTTTCTTGCTCAAGATTGACTCCTCCGATCATTTATAATCCATATTCCCGCTTTCTCATATGTTTCCCCTTTGTTTGTGACAAGCTATTATGCATGGTTGAAGAAATTACTATTCAACacataattttagtattttagttAGTGGAAGACTTTCAGAATTCCAAAAccactcactcctcactctaCTATCTGTAGGGTCAAGAGGAAAAGTGTGTTTTAGAACCTCAGGTATAAGTATTGTGAACCAAACTATATTATGGAGCAATCTATAAAGGCTGATCTTTGTTTAAACTTAGGTTGTTATTAATGAACTGAAAATCAGTAGCTAGAATGCTTCCATTTTAATCATGACTTCAAAAATTCCTATCATTTTGAATTATTGAATCACTTTATCTTAGAGTCCCAGTTTTCTTACTTGTAACACTTATTTTCTGTCTTATAAGATCATTGTAAAGATATGTTTTATGATAAGTACAAGAGACATAAGAACCACTCTTAAACATGGGAACAGGTATTGTATTTTGTGATCTCAAGCAGCAGCATGGTCCCCTTTTTCTCGTAACTAGAAACACAGACTTCCAATGGCCTAGAGAGAGACCCACTTTTACCTTCACGCATCATAGATAGAGCCAGTAACTTTTCTTAAAAGagagcaaaattaaaaaataaaaaaaaaaacagctagcATCTGCTGAATGCCTCTTTGTATCAAAATTCTAAATGTATTGTATAGATAAGGCTCCAATCTAAGAGCCATCGACTATCTATCAAAAACCCTGatccaagctgggcggtggtggtgcacgcctttaatcccagcactcgggaggcagaggcaggcatatctctgtgagttcgagaccagcctggactacaagagctagctccaggacaggctctaaagctgcagagaaaccctgtctcgaaaaaaccaaaaaaaaaaaaaaaaaaaaaaaaaaaaaaaaaccctgatccAGAAAAACCTCTCTTCAAACTGTTTGTTGGTCAAGGGAATCCAAGAGACCTTTCAAAGAATTGCCATTATTTAAGTGCCTCCTAGAACATGAAAGTAAGATTCTGTTGCTGAAGGTACTACATACTTCAGATACAAAACTGAGAGGAATCAAACTAGAACTGACCTGAAAACCTTCTTCCTGAGAACTAGTTCTAagtactggaaggtgctatgtatgatgttgggtgtgtgtgtggagggggggggggaagcaatcGACAGTAAAATCCACCTGCAAACTGCAAAGATGATTATCATGTCAAATATCCCCAAAGACACAGGAGTGACCTTTATATCTTAGGAACAACTGCCAactctaattagacttaaggccCACTAAATAGGAGAAAATTCATGCCTGGTAATGTAAACCTGTCTAACTACTTATGGCTGACGGTTCTTTATGAACCATAGAGGAAACCCCAGTATCATCAGTTTCCTAAAACAGTATAATAAGCTTTAACTGTATTCCAAATACTTATCATTATGCCCACAAATACATGTAACGCTCAACCATCATCGAAGAAGCTTCTTTTGGCAACTTACAGACAGGCAACTGGTCAAAATGTCAAGAAAACCTACTGTGGGATGTCCACCCTCATTTGACACATCAACAAAACATCCCTACAGCTAGGACTTAAGAAAGTCATGGAAGAGGGGGAACATACCTATAAAATTATAGAACCGGGATATCCGTTTTGAAATAGCATCTTTTATATATGGCAGGAAAGCTATACCAAGAAAAGCTCAGAAATATGATTGCCTACCATGACAAGCCcaatgacaacaccagttgacatgccaggATTGATGGATGAAATGTCACAAGAGTTTCAGGTGATTAATGGTTTCTGAGGGGAGAGTCAGTCTCCTTTAGGGACAAGACCCTCACTGTTTATCTAattccaagtggtcagccctaaacaaaTCCACAGAGAGGCAACAGTAAACAGACACAGTGTGCTATATACAAATGTATGTTtaacagtaatttaaaaagtgGTCATGAATTTAGTGAAAGTGAGGGGCCTACAGAAGTGTTAGAGGGtttgaaattatgtaaatattgtataaaattctaaaagacATTATTCTGTCATTCCATCCAACTTGAGAGATATTCTATTTTTCTCAAGTACAGGTATaaagaaactgagactcagggaGGTTAATTGGTTTTTCTAAACAATACATTTAGAAGTAGACGGGAATGCTTTGATTTTGAGGGCTATCCTTTTTGTTGCAACCTGCAACTGTAATAGTTTTGACATCTAATATTTTTATGGGTGTGAATATGGTATTTGAACATCCTTATTCTTTATTAGTCACTGCTTCTCCTTCAATATTATTACTGGAAAAATATTCCACTGATATTTCATGCTGGATTGAAATTTTctgatctctccaaaacttttttttttctgtagtattacattcttttttttcctatttttattgatctctacatttttctctccaaaactttttTCAAAGACAagctaaataatattttctattcaTGGCTCTAATCAATGCCCATGGTCACATTCAATAGTTGCCTATCAATTGCACTCAGTCCACAGACCTTCCTGGCAGCAGCACACATTCTCACTTTTCCCATGAATCCCTCATGATTGTTGTTGCAATTGTAGTCACTACTATTAGTTACCCTTTGAATCCTCAAGATGAGCAGCCTACGTATATCTTGAAAGGACTCAACATTCGTTGAGGGCACagtcaatttaaaaattactttttgtaCAATAATGCTTTGTTGAGAATTCAAAAATATctactttctttttgttgttgttgttgttttcattcttttgcttTGCGACAAGACAACATGCAACCCAGTCCGTTTTCAAATTCACCATGTAGTTTAGGATGGCCCAGGACTGGGGATCCTTCTTCATCCACCTGTTGAGTGCTGTGGTAACTTTTGATAGTTCACAactggttgtattttttttttttttgagatgtgttTGCTTCTGAGTCCTCCCTCCCGGTTCTGTGTGCTGGCACTGTCAAAGTTCCAGCGTGATGCCTTGTCTAATTGTGATCACTGGTCCCATGGcaatatagatttttaaataaatcatctGATCAATTTTTGAAACTGGAACTTCGAGCTTTACTACAGTCAGTTATATAGATGGATAGCACCAGGGCCTTCTCTTTCGTTCCAACTACCTCTCTAGGTCCTGTGTTACTTTCCTTAGCTCCATTTCTGAGTCTGCAGCCCTTCAGAACCATATGCTGCAGTGGAATAGCTCTTTCCCCTAGTAGCAGTAGggtatgattatttttaatactaatatatatacacatattggCCCTTTGGCTATACAAGAAAACTAGCAATCTCACACATGCAAGCAAGTGTAGCTCCAGTCGCTAAAGATTTACTACAGACAAGCATACATTAAGAAGGTGGTTTTCACGAGTCATCTTTTAACCTCCTGGTGTTAAATCAGAGGAGTTTCTGATCTTGAATGTTGAGCAGGCTTCATAGCTggatatacgtgtgtgtgtgtgtgtgtgtgtgtgtgtgtctgtgtgtgtgtgtgtgtgtgtgtgttgatcagGATGACTACACGAGTACATAATCTAGGAGAATGACACTTTCAAATGTAGCGTGTCTTTGGCATTGTTACAGGTGTCACATGCCTGTGATCGCTTTTCCCTAGTAAATGCAGCCTTCTGTAGAAAATCCAGTCATGCAATTTGCCTGCCTTCGCGATAAGGCTAAGGCTCTGTCAGAGCACTTAACCACAGGTGTAAAACTGTGATTAAAAAGCGACTGAACATTTAAGTAGCAGTAATTAGAAGTGAATTCTTAATTGCAAAGTTACAGGAGCATTTATGCTTTACTTTGCTATCCCAAGCTTTTGAAGGGTGTTATATAAATGCAAATTGCTTCTCCCGTCATTCATGCCATGCATTCATGCCATTGAAATGTGCATTTATAGCGAACTAGGCTTaagaataaaatactaaatataaaatatctattaAAGCAAGCTATATTTCCATCAGCCAAGGAAAGTTTATTTTGGTGTTACCCTTTAAAACATATTCCCAGGATGGTGAGAAGCAAGTTCTGTCTTTATGTCTGATTAAGAGAAGGAAGCACACAGATAAAATCCTTCAGACTGATGGAACTACAAAACTACAAACAGTTTTTAGACATACATCACTGTCGTCTAGCAGCATTTCAATCCGGCGCTTCTGGCAGGGAAGCGTATGCTGGCTGCGGCACATTCACAGCCCGCTGAGTACTTCAAGGACACATTCTGCGACACAGAAATGGGAAACTCTGAGAAGTCAAATATTCTCTTCACATAAgtgtttctctcttcattttgacCTCTCGCTACAATATCTACATCAGAAGCTCGGTTACAGATTATGACATGTACCTTTGTGGAGACCAGGAGTTACAATTCATGGGGGAATAATATGGCCTCATTCTCAAAATTATACACCAGCGATACAAGCAATTCATGGATGCTGAAGAAGTTTTATCCAGGGATGAGCCCCTGAGAGATTATCCAATCCCAGCAGTCAGCCTAAATTCACGTAAcactaaacacacaaacaacaccaAATGGAGTCAGCAAGTGATATATATCTGCCTACTTagatatatctgtctgtctgtctgtctgtaatctatctatctatctatctatctatctatctatctatctatctatcttcctatctACTTATGATCCATCATCTAAGGTAATATgtattgtaaataattttacaattatttatgaATTTGAAAGGATGTGAGGCAGACACAGAAGAATTTGAAGGAGCATGATGGTAGTGTGGTAATTGTATAAATACAGTACTGGTATggaattctaaaatataaaataaatattaaaaattatatctaagaaaatgaatgacACATCCCCAAGACTCCATGGTTTATGTATTcgtaaataacaacaaaagtatttgagaataataaatatctttctctgtgtttgtatacatatgtTTTTGTATGAATTGTGGGtcatatgtgtatatggtgtgtatgtatgtgtatgtatgtgtttgaggCAGACTGTCACTACATAGCCATGTTACTTCCAGTGTAGTACTGCTCTCGGACTCATGTctgtacttgtaatcccaggtgCAAGGATTGCAGTCATAAGCTACCACAGCCAGCAGGGCAGGTAATTCTCAAACATCTGGCAACATTTCTTCTCATGCAGGTTCTATGGTTTAGACAATAATAAGTAAGTAACTAAGGAGTAAGGCTTTACATGGGAATCCACAACTTTTTCTTTGTAGAACCAGATATTTGTAGAGcaaatattttaggctttgtgAATTGAGGACTCAGTCATGCATAGTCAATCCTGCTATTGAAATAAAGCTATCATAGtcagtatataaataaaagacatggaTATAGCTCCTCAGCTATTGTTTGCCAAGATGTTTGTGCAAACTATAATTATGAAAGTTCTGAAGAGCTCATCTACTCTTGAAACTTTCATCTCCTCCAAAGGTCCAGCAGAGATAAATATTTGAATAGTCCTAAGTGGCCATCAGCATTAAGTTCTGATAGGTGTTTGTGGAGGGGTgagtagcagagagagagagagaaagagagagagagaaatcaagaaCATTCTTTCTATTTGCCAATCTTATATTTTGTtgcccttcttctcctttctctatttctcatgTTAATGCACGcctagaaaatataaatataaggtaaatatataaatatataaatataaggtATAATATATTTGCAGAACCACAAAGAACAGAACTATAAAGAAAGTGTTCTttatctttgttaatttttttaatttttaataattcaaatgctgaaattatgtaataaaattaCTTATTTGGGTCTTTCTTAAAGACCAAAGTTGGCATGTATAATTACATTCTTCACGTCtagtatttttccatttcttggtTCAGATCATTCTCCCCTTCTGTGTAGAGTTTTTAATCTTTCTAATTATAGTCTTTGGTGTAGAGTCTGGCAACTGCAGAGTTGACATTTCATTAAATCCATGAAGTAGGTTCACATTGCTATTGCATAGTGAGAAACCAAACATAGTATCAATatctacttatttttaatgtctaagtgaaaataaaactaagataTGTGCAAATTGGGTACAGTTTTGCCTTGGTCCACTTTCTATTGCTAAAACAGAATATTAGATCCTGAAGATTTATAAAGAGATGAATGTACAGGTCTGGCCTTTGAGAAGTTTTCAGAGCATGAGGGCTGTCATCTTCCAGACTCCTGGTGACGTCTTTCTGCTGTACTATAAAGTTACACAGTAGAAAGAAGGCAAGGGGTGAATACATGAAAGAGATTATACAGGGAGTGTCGTGGCTCCACAATTACCAACTCTTATAATAACTGATCCAGTCCTGTGACTGCAAGAACTCACTCAAAAGAAAGGTATCAATCCCTCAAAAGACTTACTCATCCCTTCAAGGTCCCTGCTCCAAATCCTACCACAATGTGAATCAATTTtcaggaaaaagggggaaaattaatttaatatttaatatcacTATTATGACTTACTCGCAGAATATATTAGTCAATTAATTGTGTCATCTTAATAAATCTGACAAGTAAGTAGTGAAGAATTTTAAGCCGCTTGCTCTGAAGTGCCTTCTGAAAAGGGGTTTGGGGTCACTTCACTTTTCAGGTATTGAGAATGGTCTGATCTGCTGCAGGGCCCACTgaattctctttgtctctgtctctctctgtgtgtcgttgtttctctctgtctctgtctctgtctgtctctctctctctctctctctctctcacacacacacacacacacacacacacacacacacacacacacacacacacacacattttctggtttgttgagacagagttcctctgtgtaacagccctgactgtcctagaactcacttttgtagatcagactggtctcgaactcacagaagtctaACTGGCTTTGCcgccctagtgctgggattaaaggcatatttcACTATTTCTGGTATGGATTCGCATATTTATGTGAAAATAACTGGTTGTGGACATGAAGTAACTGGCTGATTTTGGGTTGTCATGGATGAAGTATACCCATGTTTATGGGAAAAAATTGACACAGAAATAATAACCATTCAGaggtaagaaaataaacaaatacatatttgaTGTGCAAAATATCCCGTAGTCGGTGGCCCACGCGGAGTCAACATGAGGATCGAGAAATGTTATTTCTGTTCCGGGCCGATCTACCCTGGGAACGGCATGATGTTCGTCCGCAAGGACTGCAAGGTGTTCCGATTTTGCAAATCCAAGTGTCATAGAAACTTCAAAAAGAAGGGGAATCCACGCAAGGTCAGGTGGACTAAAGCCTTCCGGAAGGCAGCTGGCAAGGAGCTCACGGTGGACAACTCATTTGAATTTGAAAAACGTAGAAACGAACCTGTGAAATACCAGCGAGAGCTATGGAATAAAACTGTTGATGCCATGAAGAGGGTTGAAGAGATCAAA from the Arvicola amphibius chromosome 10, mArvAmp1.2, whole genome shotgun sequence genome contains:
- the LOC119825683 gene encoding probable ribosome biogenesis protein RLP24 is translated as MRIEKCYFCSGPIYPGNGMMFVRKDCKVFRFCKSKCHRNFKKKGNPRKVRWTKAFRKAAGKELTVDNSFEFEKRRNEPVKYQRELWNKTVDAMKRVEEIKQKRQATFIMNRLKKNKELQKVQDIKEVKQNIHLIWASLAGKGKQLEKKKMVQ